The following proteins are encoded in a genomic region of Spirosoma sp. SC4-14:
- a CDS encoding PA2169 family four-helix-bundle protein, producing MITNKEIVDDLNDLVKINNDRIHGYEDAIKDSEDTQLNELFRHMVIQSEQFRSQLADHIVRIDGTGVADIDSTDLSSKLHRAWIDIKSAVTGKDRSAILSSVEFGENAAVEAYEDAIAKDHIPAYIKEDLQKQLSELKGAYDKIKGLHQAA from the coding sequence ATGATAACTAACAAAGAAATCGTTGACGACCTCAACGATCTGGTCAAGATCAATAACGACCGCATTCACGGCTACGAAGATGCCATCAAAGACAGCGAAGATACTCAGCTAAATGAGCTGTTTCGCCACATGGTCATTCAGAGTGAACAGTTCCGTAGCCAGTTAGCCGACCATATTGTTCGGATTGATGGAACCGGAGTAGCTGATATAGACTCAACCGACCTATCCAGTAAATTGCACCGTGCCTGGATCGATATTAAGTCGGCCGTTACGGGTAAAGATCGATCAGCGATTTTAAGCTCAGTGGAGTTTGGCGAAAACGCAGCGGTAGAAGCGTATGAAGATGCGATTGCCAAAGATCATATTCCGGCATATATTAAAGAAGATTTGCAAAAACAACTGAGCGAGCTGAAAGGCGCTTACGATAAAATTAAAGGCCTGCATCAGGCAGCCTAA
- the murA gene encoding UDP-N-acetylglucosamine 1-carboxyvinyltransferase, which yields MASFQITGGRRLSGELIPQGAKNEALQILCAVLLTKEPVTIHNIPNIRDVNQLIDLLGDLGVWVTKIGENSYRFVASDVNLDYLESDTYKRKAAALRGSVMLLGPMLARFKKGRIPRPGGDKIGRRRLDTHFLGFEKLGAQFNYDANDGGYYQVDASNLRGTYMLLDEASVTGTANVLMAAVMAEGVTTIYNAACEPYLQQLSKMLNAMGAKISGVGSNLLTIEGVSELHGTEHTMLPDMIEIGSFIGLAAMTQSEITIKNCRIPELGIIPDQFRRLGIQIEYRGDDIYIPAQDHYQIESFLDGGMMTVADAPWPGFTPDLLSIVLVTAIQAQGTLLIHQKMFESRLFFVDKLIDMGAQIILCDPHRATVVGLNRQIPLKGIRMSSPDIRAGVALLIAAMSAKGTSIIDNIEQIDRGYQHIDTRLNAIGAEIVRL from the coding sequence ATGGCTTCATTTCAAATTACAGGCGGACGCAGGCTCAGCGGTGAACTAATTCCGCAGGGTGCCAAAAACGAGGCTCTGCAAATTCTCTGCGCTGTTCTGCTGACCAAAGAACCCGTCACAATTCATAATATCCCAAACATCCGCGACGTCAACCAACTCATCGATCTATTGGGCGACCTTGGCGTCTGGGTTACGAAAATCGGCGAAAACTCGTATCGGTTCGTTGCTTCGGATGTTAACCTCGATTATCTGGAAAGTGATACCTATAAACGCAAGGCGGCTGCGCTGCGCGGCTCGGTCATGCTACTGGGGCCAATGCTGGCCCGCTTCAAAAAAGGTCGAATTCCGCGGCCAGGTGGCGACAAAATAGGTCGTCGGCGGCTCGATACGCACTTCCTGGGTTTCGAAAAGTTAGGAGCTCAGTTTAATTACGATGCCAACGACGGCGGTTATTATCAGGTCGATGCCAGCAACCTTCGTGGCACGTATATGCTGCTCGATGAAGCCTCCGTAACCGGAACCGCCAATGTGCTGATGGCTGCCGTTATGGCCGAAGGTGTTACGACCATCTACAATGCGGCCTGTGAGCCATACCTACAGCAACTGAGCAAAATGCTCAATGCCATGGGCGCTAAAATTTCGGGCGTGGGGTCAAATCTGCTCACAATTGAGGGCGTATCGGAACTTCACGGTACTGAACATACCATGCTCCCCGACATGATCGAAATCGGTTCGTTCATCGGATTGGCTGCCATGACACAATCTGAAATTACGATCAAGAATTGTCGTATTCCAGAGTTGGGTATCATTCCGGACCAGTTCCGGCGATTGGGCATTCAGATTGAGTATCGGGGCGACGACATTTATATTCCGGCTCAGGACCACTACCAGATCGAATCATTCCTCGATGGTGGCATGATGACCGTTGCCGATGCGCCCTGGCCTGGTTTTACGCCCGATCTGTTAAGCATTGTACTGGTTACGGCCATACAGGCGCAGGGAACGCTGCTCATCCACCAGAAAATGTTTGAAAGTCGATTGTTCTTTGTCGATAAACTGATCGATATGGGCGCACAAATCATTCTTTGCGATCCACACCGGGCTACAGTCGTTGGACTTAACCGACAAATTCCATTGAAAGGTATCCGTATGTCGTCGCCCGATATTCGGGCAGGCGTTGCGCTCCTGATTGCAGCCATGTCGGCCAAAGGTACCAGCATCATCGACAACATCGAGCAGATCGACCGGGGTTATCAACACATTGACACCCGTCTGAACGCCATCGGCGCCGAGATTGTACGGTTGTAA
- a CDS encoding DUF4290 domain-containing protein → MFPRLLSLAPYSILRTFVLFITNSEMPLKEYGSSIQKLVDNMVNIEDREKRTRYAHILVELMRQIHPNMKDGQDYYNKLWDDLYIMSGFTLDVDSPYPPPSEEALGKKPQRVPYNTHHLKFKHFGRNVDLLVAKAISIEDPDEKRAFVSYLTRLMRTFYQTWNKESVEDETIYQSLLEISNGKLADDINLIREQGLVESTPRERTGDQTQPQRIGGNNYRNDGSGNRNNQGRQNGGQRNFRNDGSGNRNNQGRQNGNQRNFRNDGGNNQGGRPNNNRNNDRRRR, encoded by the coding sequence ATGTTCCCCCGATTATTGTCCCTTGCCCCTTACTCCATTCTTCGTACTTTTGTTCTCTTTATCACGAATTCGGAAATGCCATTGAAAGAATACGGCAGCAGTATCCAGAAGTTGGTTGACAACATGGTCAACATTGAAGATCGGGAGAAACGCACACGCTATGCGCATATTCTGGTCGAATTGATGCGGCAAATCCACCCTAACATGAAGGATGGTCAGGACTACTATAATAAATTGTGGGACGATCTGTATATCATGTCAGGCTTCACACTGGATGTCGACAGCCCGTATCCTCCGCCATCAGAAGAGGCATTAGGCAAAAAACCCCAGCGGGTTCCCTACAACACCCATCACCTGAAGTTTAAACACTTTGGCCGTAATGTCGATTTATTGGTAGCAAAGGCTATTTCAATTGAAGATCCAGACGAAAAACGGGCATTTGTATCATACCTGACCCGGTTGATGCGCACATTCTACCAAACCTGGAACAAAGAATCGGTAGAAGACGAAACAATTTATCAAAGCCTGCTCGAAATTTCGAACGGAAAACTGGCCGACGATATCAACCTGATTCGTGAACAGGGTTTAGTTGAGTCGACTCCCCGCGAACGGACAGGCGATCAGACGCAACCGCAACGAATTGGTGGCAATAACTACCGCAACGACGGGTCGGGCAACCGCAACAACCAGGGGCGGCAAAATGGTGGTCAGCGGAACTTCCGCAACGACGGATCAGGCAACCGCAACAACCAGGGACGGCAAAACGGCAATCAACGCAATTTCCGCAACGATGGCGGCAACAACCAGGGGGGGCGTCCAAATAATAACCGAAACAACGACCGTCGGAGACGATAA
- a CDS encoding MATE family efflux transporter — protein sequence MQLVPRSFLAIYRPELIDTFRLSVPIIIAQLGVVLMGVTDNLFVGRLLGAVPLGAAGLANSLSFLMSSIGVGGLTVVAALVSKAHSQKDAAAINRLFRAGLRVAGLFSLVFGGLSAWLAFDFSLFGQTAEVTRLARDFMLIVSISLVPLLVFVAARQLADGLRYPRVAMAITLSALLLNALFNYILIEGVGPFPKMGLIGAATATLFSRLYMASAMLVYIYRSAHFKPYLLKTFRSLPAVEEVKTILKLGIPGGLTFFFEVATFSLAVVIVGWLGEDQLAAHQIAINMASVTYMMATGISSAAAIRVSAAVGKGSREGVFRAGTAAFMLSIGFMSLAAILFLSANEWLVSLYIRDNPAVMDIAASLVIVAGFFQLSDGVQVVALGSLRGLSDVNVPTVITLFSYWVVALPLSYVLAFPFGQDAIGVWIGLLSGLSIAAVLLTTRFFRRIDQISYTLLVDAPSGVSIN from the coding sequence ATGCAACTAGTACCCCGTTCTTTTCTGGCTATCTATCGACCCGAACTTATTGATACGTTCCGGCTGAGCGTACCCATCATTATTGCACAACTGGGCGTTGTGCTGATGGGTGTGACTGATAATCTGTTTGTTGGGCGCTTGCTGGGGGCTGTACCTTTAGGGGCTGCCGGACTGGCCAATTCGCTCTCGTTCCTGATGTCGAGTATTGGTGTGGGCGGGCTCACAGTAGTGGCAGCTCTGGTATCGAAGGCACATAGTCAGAAAGATGCTGCGGCTATTAACCGATTATTTCGGGCAGGTTTACGGGTTGCTGGCTTATTTAGTCTGGTTTTTGGTGGTTTGTCGGCATGGCTGGCTTTTGACTTCAGCCTTTTCGGGCAAACGGCCGAAGTAACCCGCCTGGCCCGCGACTTTATGTTAATTGTGAGTATATCGCTGGTGCCGTTATTGGTATTTGTGGCAGCTCGTCAGTTGGCCGATGGGTTGCGGTATCCGCGTGTGGCTATGGCCATAACCTTATCGGCCCTGTTGCTCAATGCTCTTTTCAATTACATTCTGATAGAAGGCGTTGGCCCATTTCCGAAAATGGGGCTGATCGGAGCGGCTACGGCAACTTTGTTTTCCCGGCTATATATGGCAAGTGCGATGTTGGTCTATATCTATCGATCAGCGCATTTTAAGCCTTATCTGCTGAAAACGTTCCGATCGCTACCAGCCGTTGAAGAAGTTAAAACGATTCTGAAACTAGGTATTCCGGGCGGACTTACGTTTTTCTTTGAGGTCGCAACATTTTCGTTGGCAGTCGTAATTGTTGGCTGGCTTGGCGAAGATCAACTGGCTGCTCATCAGATTGCTATCAACATGGCATCTGTAACTTATATGATGGCCACCGGAATTTCGTCGGCGGCTGCTATTCGGGTAAGTGCGGCTGTAGGGAAAGGGAGCCGCGAAGGGGTTTTTCGGGCTGGAACAGCCGCATTTATGTTGTCGATTGGCTTTATGAGCCTGGCGGCTATCTTGTTTTTGTCGGCAAATGAATGGCTTGTTTCGCTCTACATCCGGGATAATCCGGCGGTGATGGACATTGCCGCATCGCTGGTCATTGTGGCCGGATTTTTTCAGCTTTCCGACGGCGTTCAGGTAGTAGCATTAGGGAGTTTGCGGGGGCTTTCCGATGTAAATGTGCCGACTGTCATCACGCTGTTTTCCTACTGGGTTGTAGCATTACCGCTCAGTTATGTGCTGGCTTTTCCGTTTGGACAGGATGCCATTGGAGTCTGGATTGGGTTGTTGTCGGGCTTAAGTATTGCAGCCGTATTGCTCACAACGCGCTTTTTCCGGCGCATCGACCAGATAAGCTATACGCTGCTGGTCGATGCGCCCTCTGGAGTAAGTATCAATTAG
- a CDS encoding ATP-binding protein, whose amino-acid sequence MDRFAIGIGWRITAIVLLTVALTYLYLQESNGILLFPLLIAHLVLSVNLYRFVTSLNRKLTRFLESVRYSDFAVAFRADSNLGPSFHELNDQFNEVLDAFRQARAEKEANLHYVNTIVQHVSVGLLTFDAAGQVELVNQSALRLLGTYRLRTLSDINATHADLVNVLKSASTSPTPVSYQTGTDGELSVRCTAVRLRGRLVTVASLQNIRTELQQRELDAWQNLTKVLRHEIMNSITPIVSLAGTMRDIVETDLVPIAEASLALEPDSSATDKAMSALLSPSFFASSVTDLRDALNTIEQRGAGVMRFVDAYRHFTTIPQPNFAEVSVAHLLRHVIQLAQANNQKHPITILTNNVSPNLAIRADADQIEMVLINLLKNAVEILDETPNPTIKLEAVTDGPRVIISVSDNGPGIEPEALEQIFIPFYTTKKTGSGIGLSLSRQIMQLHGGQLTATSIPGQGSTFNLVF is encoded by the coding sequence ATGGATCGTTTTGCAATAGGCATTGGATGGCGCATTACGGCCATAGTTCTCTTAACCGTAGCCCTAACCTATCTTTATCTTCAGGAAAGCAATGGCATACTGCTTTTCCCACTGCTTATTGCTCATTTAGTTTTATCCGTTAATCTATACCGATTTGTTACCAGTTTAAACCGTAAACTGACCCGGTTTCTGGAGTCGGTTCGGTATTCTGATTTTGCAGTTGCGTTTCGGGCCGATAGCAACCTGGGGCCATCTTTCCACGAACTCAACGATCAGTTCAACGAAGTGCTGGATGCCTTCCGGCAAGCTCGGGCTGAGAAAGAAGCTAATCTGCACTATGTCAACACAATTGTGCAACATGTCAGTGTAGGATTGCTTACCTTCGATGCCGCCGGACAGGTCGAACTGGTGAATCAGTCGGCGTTACGATTACTGGGCACCTACCGGCTCCGAACTCTCAGCGACATCAACGCTACCCATGCCGATTTGGTCAATGTTCTTAAATCGGCGTCAACCTCGCCTACTCCGGTTTCGTATCAGACTGGCACAGATGGTGAGTTATCCGTTCGCTGCACCGCCGTTCGGCTTCGCGGGCGCTTAGTTACGGTGGCATCGCTCCAGAACATTCGTACGGAGTTACAACAACGTGAACTCGATGCCTGGCAAAACCTGACCAAAGTATTGCGGCACGAAATCATGAATTCAATTACGCCCATTGTATCGCTGGCCGGTACCATGCGCGATATTGTTGAAACAGATCTTGTTCCTATTGCCGAAGCTAGTTTGGCTCTTGAACCCGACAGCAGCGCTACCGATAAAGCGATGTCGGCGCTATTGTCGCCTTCTTTCTTTGCTTCGTCTGTTACAGATCTGCGCGACGCCCTGAACACCATTGAACAACGGGGAGCCGGTGTGATGCGGTTTGTGGATGCTTATCGCCATTTTACAACCATACCTCAGCCTAATTTCGCCGAGGTTTCGGTAGCCCATCTGTTGCGTCATGTTATTCAGCTTGCCCAGGCCAATAATCAAAAGCATCCGATTACGATCCTCACCAATAATGTATCGCCTAATCTGGCCATTCGTGCCGATGCCGACCAGATTGAAATGGTATTGATCAACCTATTAAAAAATGCGGTAGAAATTCTGGACGAAACCCCCAATCCAACCATTAAGCTCGAAGCCGTAACCGACGGCCCACGGGTGATTATCAGCGTGTCGGACAATGGGCCTGGCATTGAACCCGAAGCGCTGGAACAAATATTCATTCCATTCTATACAACGAAAAAAACCGGGTCGGGAATTGGACTGAGCTTATCGCGTCAGATTATGCAACTTCATGGCGGACAACTCACAGCCACATCAATACCTGGTCAGGGCAGTACGTTTAATCTGGTATTTTAG
- a CDS encoding acyl-ACP desaturase, with product MILSASRVDVMRFVGEKIDALIGDYLKPIETNWQPTDLLPDSTRENFLDEVKFLRESVRELSYDYVAVLVGDTITEEALPTYESWLMDMEGVDQNNPQNWTAWIRGWTAEENRHGDLLNKFLYLSGRVNMRAMEVSTQYLIADGFDIGTGRDPYRNFVYTSFQELATNISHRRTATLAKQAGCSQLSKICGVIASDEMRHAKAYKAFVKQIFEVDPTEMMLAFEDMMRKKIVMPAHFLRETGVKIGQTFSHFSDAAQRLGVYTTYDYIDILDDLLADWKIGSITDLDDAGQRARDYVMALPNRLRRIAERTKVPTLEYPFSWIA from the coding sequence ATGATTCTATCAGCCTCGCGTGTAGACGTAATGCGTTTCGTCGGCGAAAAAATAGATGCCTTAATTGGCGATTACCTTAAACCCATCGAAACGAACTGGCAACCGACCGACCTGTTGCCTGATTCTACACGGGAAAATTTTCTGGATGAAGTAAAATTTCTTCGCGAAAGCGTTCGTGAACTTTCTTACGACTATGTGGCGGTGCTGGTTGGCGATACCATAACTGAAGAAGCACTGCCAACCTACGAATCATGGCTGATGGACATGGAAGGCGTCGACCAAAATAACCCCCAGAACTGGACAGCCTGGATACGTGGCTGGACAGCCGAAGAAAATCGACATGGCGACCTGCTCAACAAATTCCTCTACCTGTCTGGCCGTGTCAATATGCGGGCTATGGAGGTTTCAACGCAGTACCTGATTGCCGATGGTTTTGATATTGGAACCGGTCGCGATCCATATCGGAATTTTGTATACACGTCCTTTCAGGAACTAGCCACCAATATTTCGCATCGCCGGACGGCTACACTGGCGAAACAGGCTGGGTGCTCGCAGCTTTCTAAAATTTGTGGTGTGATTGCGTCAGACGAAATGCGCCATGCGAAAGCCTATAAAGCTTTTGTTAAGCAGATATTTGAAGTAGACCCCACCGAAATGATGCTGGCATTTGAAGATATGATGCGAAAGAAAATAGTGATGCCCGCTCACTTCCTTCGGGAAACGGGTGTCAAAATAGGTCAGACATTCAGTCACTTCTCCGATGCAGCCCAACGGCTGGGCGTTTATACAACCTACGACTACATCGACATTTTGGATGATTTACTGGCCGACTGGAAAATTGGGAGCATTACCGATCTGGATGATGCCGGTCAGCGAGCCCGCGATTATGTGATGGCTCTACCCAATCGTCTGCGCCGAATTGCTGAGCGGACCAAAGTTCCTACACTCGAATATCCGTTTAGCTGGATAGCATAA
- a CDS encoding lysophospholipid acyltransferase family protein gives MKKIVDYILSCIYLLYFGLTLVVFHGLQVIAFHAFGKSAHKKVVDWMNASISYGWYLTGSSIRFQQEDELPTDRPIIFIANHQSMFDISPIIWFLRRHTPIFVSKIELAKGIPGVSYNLRRSGAALIDRKDPKQAIVEIARLGKHIQQTKHSAVIFPEGTRSSSGKMRPFVTGGVSTLLKRAPSALVVPIAVRGTGHFNPKGIFPLTSFSRMSWVVLPAIEPAGQTPDDVVRSAQEAIAQELGVSDSVMNQ, from the coding sequence ATGAAAAAAATTGTTGATTATATACTTAGCTGTATTTATTTGCTCTATTTTGGACTAACCCTGGTGGTTTTTCATGGCCTGCAGGTGATAGCGTTTCATGCATTTGGGAAATCGGCTCACAAGAAAGTAGTCGACTGGATGAACGCATCTATTTCCTATGGCTGGTATCTGACAGGAAGCAGCATACGCTTTCAGCAGGAGGATGAATTGCCAACCGATCGCCCCATTATTTTTATCGCTAATCACCAGAGTATGTTCGATATTTCGCCAATTATCTGGTTCCTGCGCAGGCATACCCCCATTTTTGTCTCAAAAATTGAACTGGCAAAAGGTATTCCAGGGGTATCATATAATCTGCGCCGAAGTGGAGCCGCTCTGATTGACCGGAAAGATCCGAAACAGGCAATTGTTGAGATTGCCCGATTGGGTAAGCATATTCAGCAAACGAAGCATTCTGCGGTTATTTTTCCAGAAGGCACCCGGTCGTCGTCGGGTAAAATGAGGCCGTTTGTGACGGGTGGCGTTTCGACGTTATTGAAACGGGCGCCATCGGCGCTGGTAGTCCCAATAGCTGTTCGGGGAACGGGTCATTTTAATCCTAAAGGAATATTTCCGCTAACATCTTTCTCGCGGATGTCGTGGGTTGTGCTGCCTGCCATTGAACCTGCCGGACAAACTCCGGATGATGTTGTGCGATCTGCCCAAGAGGCTATTGCCCAGGAGCTTGGCGTATCGGATAGCGTTATGAATCAATGA
- a CDS encoding sigma-54 dependent transcriptional regulator — MQDAKLLLVDDDPDVLLAARLLLKRHFGAVDIEKNPEKLPFLLNNNRYDAIVLDMNFQRDVSSGREGFAWLDRILDIDPSARVILFTAYGDVEMAVRAIKAGAVDFVLKPWQNDKFLETIRGAVEGKKQDKEAEESSPKEKQPGKVNGKHTSIIGSAMRPVLETVERVAPTDANVLILGENGTGKDLIARAIHEQSDRRDKPFVSVDVGALTESLFESELFGHVKGAFTDARDDRAGRFEEANGGTVFLDEIGNLSASQQARLLTVLQQRQVTRVGSNKARPIDVRLVCATNADLNQRVAERQFRQDLLYRINTIELHLPPLRDRPGDIGQLAEFFLKKYAKQYNRSVTGLSPALLAEMKQYRWPGNVRELQHAVERAVILARPELTQSNVLEPDNFVFRKDSFTTTPVNETMQLEDMERHLIQQAMQKHRGSITDVARELGVSRQALYRRLEKFGL, encoded by the coding sequence ATGCAAGATGCTAAACTCCTACTCGTCGACGATGATCCCGATGTGCTGTTGGCTGCCCGACTGCTGCTAAAACGGCATTTTGGTGCTGTAGACATCGAAAAAAATCCTGAAAAGCTACCTTTTCTGCTCAACAATAACCGCTACGACGCTATTGTTCTCGACATGAATTTCCAGCGAGATGTTAGCAGTGGCCGAGAGGGATTTGCCTGGCTCGACCGTATTCTGGATATTGATCCTAGTGCCCGGGTTATTTTATTCACAGCTTATGGCGATGTTGAAATGGCGGTTCGGGCCATCAAAGCAGGGGCTGTCGATTTTGTGCTGAAACCGTGGCAAAACGATAAGTTTCTGGAAACGATTCGGGGCGCTGTCGAAGGGAAAAAACAAGACAAGGAAGCCGAAGAGTCAAGTCCAAAAGAAAAACAGCCGGGTAAAGTAAATGGAAAACATACATCCATTATTGGTTCGGCCATGCGCCCGGTACTGGAAACGGTTGAACGGGTTGCTCCAACTGATGCCAATGTTCTGATTCTTGGCGAAAATGGTACGGGTAAAGACCTGATTGCCCGTGCTATTCATGAACAATCGGATCGGCGCGACAAGCCATTTGTAAGTGTCGATGTGGGCGCCCTAACCGAAAGTTTGTTCGAAAGCGAACTATTTGGTCATGTAAAGGGCGCTTTTACGGATGCTCGCGATGACCGGGCCGGGCGATTTGAAGAAGCGAACGGCGGTACGGTTTTTCTTGATGAAATTGGGAACCTAAGTGCTTCGCAACAAGCCCGGTTGTTAACGGTACTTCAACAACGACAGGTAACCCGGGTTGGCTCCAACAAAGCGCGCCCCATCGATGTTCGACTTGTTTGTGCTACCAATGCCGACCTGAATCAGCGGGTCGCAGAGCGGCAATTTCGGCAGGATTTACTGTATCGGATCAACACTATTGAACTTCACTTGCCTCCTCTGCGCGATCGCCCAGGCGATATTGGGCAATTAGCTGAGTTTTTTCTAAAGAAATATGCCAAACAGTATAATCGTTCGGTAACGGGACTAAGTCCGGCACTTCTGGCCGAAATGAAGCAATATCGCTGGCCCGGCAATGTTCGTGAGTTGCAGCATGCTGTTGAACGGGCCGTTATTCTTGCCCGTCCCGAACTAACTCAAAGCAACGTTCTGGAGCCAGACAATTTTGTATTCCGTAAAGATTCCTTTACGACAACGCCCGTTAACGAAACAATGCAGTTAGAAGATATGGAGCGGCATCTGATTCAACAGGCTATGCAAAAACATCGTGGCAGTATCACAGATGTAGCGCGTGAACTAGGGGTTTCCCGACAAGCACTGTACCGGCGTCTGGAGAAATTTGGTTTATAG
- a CDS encoding glycosyltransferase family 39 protein, protein MIDQYSPLDDRWFYALVFAGVFLNATGLFPPILEPDGALYACIAKTMAQTGDFVNLYAVGRDWLDKPHFPFWVSAGSYLLFGINTFAYKFPALLFFLGSVIYTYRFARLTYSKLTAQVAALVLLTAFHGVLSNSDVRAEPYLIMLIIGPVYHFYHVFRGGKFYHLVLGALLTGCALMTKGLFVIVPIGAGLGLHWLLTGNWKELLKFRWYFAVILSFAFTLPEIYCLYEQFDLHPEKVIFDNTGVSGIRFFFWDSQFGRFFNTGPIKGAGDKFFFVHTLLWAFLPWSLPLYVSVGKALVAIVKRNHFLPEYISLGSGLATFVLFSLSGFQLPHYMNIVFPFFAVLTAHYLVTISEKSLRQWTIAQSVIGGLLVVLIVAVLVIVQPVHLGMAVSWVMLIVFATISLFRQNTLLSLMGRMVGAMLLLAGVLNLFLYPTFMNYEAGLAAARFVNEQPQRVNRPTALYGSTTFGESSWSYEFYVKGPTQYIRSDSVLRQLSSQRPIQIFTTTVYADSLVNRGFAVRSLAAFPYFHISQLTYDFLNYNTRSKTLKPYVLLELDGKIK, encoded by the coding sequence ATGATAGATCAGTACTCCCCTCTCGATGATCGCTGGTTTTATGCACTTGTATTTGCTGGCGTATTTCTGAATGCAACTGGTTTGTTTCCGCCAATTCTTGAACCTGATGGGGCACTCTATGCCTGCATTGCCAAAACGATGGCACAAACCGGCGACTTCGTGAATCTCTATGCCGTTGGTCGCGACTGGCTCGATAAACCCCACTTCCCCTTTTGGGTATCGGCGGGTAGCTATCTCCTATTTGGGATTAATACGTTTGCCTACAAGTTTCCTGCCTTATTGTTTTTTCTGGGCAGCGTTATCTATACCTACCGCTTTGCCCGTCTGACCTACTCAAAGCTAACGGCGCAAGTGGCTGCATTGGTGTTGCTGACAGCGTTTCATGGTGTTTTGTCAAATAGTGATGTGAGAGCCGAGCCTTATCTGATCATGCTCATTATTGGCCCGGTTTATCACTTCTACCACGTCTTTCGGGGAGGGAAATTCTACCATTTAGTGCTTGGGGCATTGCTAACGGGCTGTGCGCTGATGACCAAAGGGCTGTTTGTTATTGTTCCTATTGGGGCTGGCTTAGGACTTCACTGGCTGCTGACCGGTAATTGGAAGGAGTTGCTGAAGTTTCGCTGGTATTTTGCCGTGATACTGTCGTTTGCTTTCACATTGCCCGAAATTTATTGCCTCTATGAACAATTCGATCTGCACCCCGAGAAAGTTATTTTCGACAACACAGGCGTGTCGGGTATCCGATTCTTTTTCTGGGATAGTCAGTTCGGGCGATTTTTCAACACGGGGCCAATTAAAGGCGCGGGCGACAAGTTTTTCTTTGTTCATACGCTGCTTTGGGCTTTTTTACCCTGGTCGCTGCCGCTATACGTAAGCGTAGGCAAAGCATTGGTCGCAATAGTAAAGCGTAACCATTTTCTGCCCGAATATATATCGCTCGGCTCGGGGCTGGCAACATTTGTGTTGTTTTCGCTGTCGGGTTTTCAACTGCCGCACTACATGAATATTGTTTTTCCATTTTTTGCGGTGTTGACAGCCCATTATCTCGTAACAATCAGTGAGAAAAGTTTGCGTCAATGGACAATTGCGCAGTCAGTTATTGGAGGACTGCTGGTTGTGTTGATTGTGGCTGTTCTGGTGATTGTTCAACCTGTCCATTTGGGTATGGCAGTGAGCTGGGTTATGCTTATCGTATTTGCTACAATCAGCTTGTTTCGGCAAAACACATTACTATCTCTGATGGGGCGAATGGTTGGGGCGATGCTGCTGCTGGCGGGTGTATTGAATCTGTTTCTTTATCCAACATTCATGAACTACGAAGCTGGCCTTGCAGCCGCTCGTTTTGTGAATGAACAACCGCAACGGGTTAACCGACCAACGGCACTCTATGGCTCAACAACTTTCGGAGAAAGTTCGTGGTCCTATGAGTTCTATGTGAAAGGCCCAACTCAGTATATCCGATCTGATTCGGTTTTGCGGCAACTGAGTAGCCAGCGGCCAATACAGATTTTTACTACAACCGTTTATGCCGATTCGCTGGTTAATCGTGGTTTTGCCGTTCGGTCTCTGGCGGCTTTCCCTTATTTCCATATCAGTCAGCTTACATACGATTTTTTGAATTACAATACCCGTTCCAAAACGCTGAAACCGTATGTATTGCTTGAGCTGGACGGGAAAATAAAGTGA